The DNA segment ACCCGCCACCGTTGACTTATGTGGAACTTAACCAACTGGCGGAACTCTTCAGAAGCAACCTGCGCCGACTCAATGAGGGAGTAATCAGAGAAAGACAATTTCAACAATATGCCAGTCATGAGCTTCGGACTCCCATAGCCATTCTCACGAATAACCTGGAACTGATGGAACGCCTGGGCATCCATGAACACCCGTGTTTTGCATCATCCTTTGCCCGGATGGAAAAAACAGTCAAAAGAATGCTCCACCTGACAAACACCCTGCTCTGGGTGTGCGGCGAAGCAAAAACTCGGCTCCCAGATGAGATACTCAAGCTCGATTCCCTCATCTCGAATGTGATCGAAGAAAACTCCTACCTCCTCATCGGCAAGGATATATTTCTTGATATCCGCATGGAACCAGTCGTCATGCAAGCACCCAAGACTGTCGTTCACATTATTTTCAGCAATCTTATCAGGAACGCTTTTCAACATACGACAAAAGGCGCTGTCAAAATATTCCTGGAAAACGGTACCTGCATGATCATTAATGATAAGAATTCAGAAAATCCCCAATGTGAAGTCGGTTTTGGCCTCGGCCTTCAACTCACACAACAACTCACGGACCATCTGGGATTTAGTATTGAAATAATCGATGAAGTCGACCAGTACGCCGTCAGTGTTCAATTTCCATTTCATCAAAATCGCCGTGAGAGTGTGGGCACGTCCGGTCGGTCGTCTTCCTGATTGACACCAAATGAAAACCATTGCGCTCTTCTTCAAAACAGGAAAGAGGCAATACCACGGCACGTTTGGACGTTACTTCAGAGAGAAAACAGCGCTATTCATCAGAAAAATACTTGCTCGGAGTCTTTCCCAATGCCCGTTTGAATACGGCAATAAAAGCACTGGGGTTATCATACCCCATTTCCATCGCCACGGTCGTCACCTGCTCCTTCTCGGCAAGCAATGTCAGTGACTTCAATATTCGTATCTGCTGCTTCCATTGCCCGAAAGTCATTGCCGTCTCGCTCAGGAACAACCGGGTCAGGGTTCTTCTGGTCAACCCGATCTCCCTTCCCCATTCTTCCAAAGTCCGTTTGTCCCCCGGATTTTCATCCAGATGTCCATAAATGGCCTTGAGCCTGGGATCCTTTGGGATAGGCAAATTCAACGGAGTAATATCCATTTGCTGAATGTGATCGATCAACACAGCGATAAGCCGCTCCTCGGGACCGTTCAACGGGTATAATCGCGGCATTTTCGATGCAGCCAAGATCAACTCCTTGAAGAGAGGAGAGACAGAAACCACGCAACAATCCTCAGGGGTATTTGAACAAAATTCAGGACGGAAATAGAGAGATCGCATTGAGATATGGTTTGAGACAATCACTTTGTGATTCAATCGAGGGGGAACCCAGACTGCTCTGAAAGGGGGAACAACCCAAATTCCCTTGTGGGTTTCGACAGTCATCACTCCCAGGCTTGCATACAGAAGCTGTGCCCGCGAATGGTTGTGAAAATCAAGAATCTCTCCGGAAAAATATTCAGCTGCCAAAGCAACCAACGGACGTGGAGTTTCCATAATATCGTCAGATTCAGGCTCCATGAGGCCATCCTTGTCTCATTTGAGGTATAAGTTGTCTCTCTGCGGCTAGTTGATAATGATTTTCAATATTAGTGTCAAGCCACCTTAAGGAGAGGGTAAGTAAAATTCAGGCGGTGCACTATAGTAATGAGAATATGAAGAAGATTTTGAATAATGCGTTAAGAGCATATTCACCATTCTTTCTTTATAAAACTAATAACCAAATACAATTACCATGGAATTGAAGCTGGTTATTCATACTCAGCCCCCTTTTACTGCTTCCACCTTCCTTTATTCCACTTTCCATATTCTGTTTCTAAAAAATATTGTGGAAGTTTTTTAGAAACAATTGTCTGAGTGCTCTTTTAAAAGAAAATACAATATCTGGGAAATCCTCTATAGGAGAGATTTGTGTCAAATACACACCAAACTCAAAATAAAAGGTATGTTCTGTACCTTGGGGTCATGCTCCTTGTCCTATTCATAGGCCAGCAGGCACGGGCTGAAGATGATGAAGCATTGTCACTTGAACCAATT comes from the Pseudodesulfovibrio piezophilus C1TLV30 genome and includes:
- a CDS encoding sensor histidine kinase, yielding MFSDTKLMHSNSLRRFIIIAVAVTCTILVVSYSFLLRFYLTRGLHIDSEFRLEAEARQYLDKWTITPTTPLPKTATITAYLGYEMLPSDIRAACPKEKLVPGDFMPLELDRPFYHIHTILRPDGRVVYFIFKFDKDQKPTPSSKQFFTFYFHLPIVIGVITISLIILLAAYLLKRLAHPVENLRNWAMQLEMENLEDDPPPLTYVELNQLAELFRSNLRRLNEGVIRERQFQQYASHELRTPIAILTNNLELMERLGIHEHPCFASSFARMEKTVKRMLHLTNTLLWVCGEAKTRLPDEILKLDSLISNVIEENSYLLIGKDIFLDIRMEPVVMQAPKTVVHIIFSNLIRNAFQHTTKGAVKIFLENGTCMIINDKNSENPQCEVGFGLGLQLTQQLTDHLGFSIEIIDEVDQYAVSVQFPFHQNRRESVGTSGRSSS
- a CDS encoding AraC family transcriptional regulator — protein: MEPESDDIMETPRPLVALAAEYFSGEILDFHNHSRAQLLYASLGVMTVETHKGIWVVPPFRAVWVPPRLNHKVIVSNHISMRSLYFRPEFCSNTPEDCCVVSVSPLFKELILAASKMPRLYPLNGPEERLIAVLIDHIQQMDITPLNLPIPKDPRLKAIYGHLDENPGDKRTLEEWGREIGLTRRTLTRLFLSETAMTFGQWKQQIRILKSLTLLAEKEQVTTVAMEMGYDNPSAFIAVFKRALGKTPSKYFSDE